One Rhinoraja longicauda isolate Sanriku21f chromosome 21, sRhiLon1.1, whole genome shotgun sequence genomic region harbors:
- the LOC144603914 gene encoding hemoglobin subunit alpha-like — translation MALSDADKQEIHHVADLVKAHAEAVGADALARLFELHPQTKTYFPNFSGYHATDAPVKAHGAKVINAVLKAAENLDNLPKLLEKLATKHGHELLVDPHNFELFSDIIVVTLATRLPTFSPATHRAIDKFLEELVHQLSSKYR, via the exons ATGGCCCTCTCAGACGCCGACAAACAAGAAATCCACCATGTGGCCGACCTCGTAAAGGCACACGCTGAAGCTGTGGGTGCTGATGCCTTAGCCAG GCTGTTTGAGCTCCATCCTCAAACCAAGACATACTTCCCGAATTTCAGCGGCTACCATGCCACCGATGCCCCGGTCAAAGCTCATGGCGCCAAGGTAATAAATGCCGTGCTGAAGGCGGCTGAAAACCTGGACAACCTGCCCAAACTCCTGGAGAAGCTGGCCACTAAACATGGTCATGAACTGCTTGTGGATCCCCACAACTTTGAG CTGTTTTCTGACATCATTGTGGTCACCCTGGCCACTCGTCTGCCCACGTTCAGCCCTGCAACTCACCGTGCCATCGACAAATTCCTTGAGGAACTTGTACACCAATTGAGCTCCAAGTACCGGTGA
- the LOC144604239 gene encoding hemoglobin subunit alpha-like, producing MVLSDADKQEIHHVADLVKAHAEAVGADALARLFELHPQTKTYFPNFSGYHATDAPVKAHGAKVINAVLKAAENLDNLPKLLEKLATKHGHELLVDPHNFELFSDIIVVTLATRLPTFSPATHRAIDKFLEELVHQLSSKYR from the exons ATGGTCCTCTCAGACGCCGACAAACAAGAAATCCACCATGTGGCCGACCTCGTAAAGGCACACGCTGAAGCTGTGGGTGCTGATGCCTTAGCCAG GCTGTTTGAGCTCCATCCTCAAACCAAGACATACTTCCCGAATTTCAGCGGCTACCATGCCACCGATGCCCCGGTCAAAGCTCATGGCGCCAAGGTAATAAATGCCGTGCTGAAGGCGGCTGAAAACCTGGACAACCTGCCCAAACTCCTGGAGAAGCTGGCCACTAAACATGGTCATGAACTGCTTGTGGATCCCCACAACTTTGAG CTGTTTTCTGACATCATTGTGGTCACCCTGGCCACTCGTCTGCCCACGTTCAGCCCTGCAACTCACCGTGCCATCGACAAATTCCTTGAGGAACTTGTACACCAATTGAGCTCCAAGTACCGGTGA
- the LOC144604238 gene encoding hemoglobin subunit beta-like, producing the protein MVKLTDKEAAYITDIWSKLDKKVTTAHALERVFTVYPWTTRLFKSFHGHFKAGDSGVQGHAEKVVGALDTAVLHLHDIDAAYKKLSEKHQLIGVDTQNFKLLGQAFLVELAILFKEGFTPELHEAAYKFFLAVAGGLSSQYH; encoded by the exons ATGGTGAAATTAACAGACAAAGAAGCCGCGTACATCACCGACATCTGGAGCAAATTGGACAAGAAAGTGACAACTGCCCATGCCCTGGAAAG GGTGTTCACGGTCTATCCCTGGACGACCAGGCTGTTTAAAAGCTTCCATGGCCATTTCAAAGCCGGCGACAGTGGTGTCCAAGGTCATGCAGAGAAAGTTGTAGGAGCTCTGGATACGGCAGTCTTGCACCTGCATGACATAGACGCTGCCTACAAGAAGCTCAGCGAGAAACATCAACTCATTGGAGTAGACACTCAAAACTTCAAG CTTCTGGGCCAAGCCTTCCTTGTTGAACTCGCCATTCTGTTCAAAGAAGGGTTCACACCCGAGCTGCACGAAGCTGCATATAAGTTTTTCCTAGCCGTCGCAGGAGGTCTTTCCAGCCAATACCATTAG